From the genome of Bicyclus anynana chromosome 20, ilBicAnyn1.1, whole genome shotgun sequence, one region includes:
- the LOC112052660 gene encoding protein D2-like: protein MLDVKNSIIPNNDYDSDNDAEIDNDTDNDNDVPDIDAPSRNSPVLRSYIIAIHVNIPHTSVMRGFSAAPYVPPTPEPGSGPHRYVLMVYEQCGEINNKDEELIRLEVDRQLFDVLEFIRQYNLELIAGTKINVEHPATC, encoded by the exons ATGCTTG ACGTAAAAAATTCGataatacctaataatgattatgattcTGATAATGATGCTGAAATTGATAATGATACtgacaatgataatgatgttccAGACATAGACGCTCCAAGTCGAAACTCCCCCGTGCTGCGTTCCTACATAATCGCCATCCACGTCAACATCCCCCACACCAGCGTCATGAGAGGCTTCTCCGCGGCGCCCTACGTCCCTCCCACCCCAGAGCCTGGCTCCGGTCCTCACCGATACGTCTTGATGGTATATGAACAGTGtggagaaattaataataaggaCGAGGAGTTAATCAG ATTAGAGGTGGATCGTCAACTTTTCGACGTTCTTGAGTTTATAAGACAGTACAATCTCGAACTGATTGCCGGAACCAAGATCAATGTAGAGCATCCCGCAACTTGCTGA
- the LOC112052661 gene encoding protein D2-like, whose product MDEMEEAFMNSSIVPAIVPVVPNNTVTVSFGNKEVNLGNFICAYDTSIMPFIYFEPENGSLYALFYINADVGFAFSGSRELVYLNYLVVNIPDNNVYEGDQATPYQSYLPFPGAGPTRNLFMVYKQNATIDVAEIIPQIAGSSYLFNMTDFVLVNQLGDPIAGNFFLTQLTNCNSKEEESNEDSDASCSCCCQ is encoded by the exons ATGGATGAAATGGAAGAGGCTTTCATGAATTCCTCAATAGTGCCAGCAATTGTGCCTGTAGTCCCAAACAACACTGTTACT GTATCATTCGGTAATAAGGAGGTCAACCTTGGGAACTTCATATGTGCTTATGACACATCAATCATGCCCTTCATATATTTCGAGCCCGAAAACGGCTCTCTGTACGCGTTGTTTTACATCA ATGCCGACGTAGGATTCGCCTTCAGTGGTTCCAGGGAGCTCGTGTATTTGAACTATCTGGTGGTGAACATTCCTGATAACAACGTGTACGAAGGGGACCAGGCCACCCCCTACCAAAGCTACCTTCCCTTCCCCGGGGCTGGTCCAACGCGCAATTTATTCATGGTCTACAAACAGAATGCTACAATCGATGTCGCGGAAATCATTCCACA AATAGCAGGTTCCAGCTACCTGTTCAATATGACAGATTTCGTGTTAGTGAATCAGCTTGGAGACCCCATCGCTGGAAACTTCTTCCTGACGCAACTCACTAACTGCAACTCTAAAGAGGAAGAATCCAACGAAGACTCCGATGCCTCATGCTCTTGCTGCTGTCAATAA